Within the uncultured Fusobacterium sp. genome, the region GGCATGTCCATTAAATTTAGCACCAATGTCATCAACAACAACAACTTTAGTTATGGGAGATGCTCTAGCAGCAATTTTAATAAAAAGAAGAAATTTTAGACCTGAAAATTTTGCTGTATATCATCCAGGAGGAAGTCTAGGAAAAAGACTATTAATGAAAGTAAGAGATATTATGAAAAAAGGAGAGGAACTACCTCTTTGTGATAAAGAGAGCCCTATTAAAAATGTAATATTGACAATGACAGATAAAAGTCTTGGAGCAGTATGTGTAATGAATGGGGATTTGATGGTAGGAATTATTACTGAAGGAGATATAAGAAGAGCCTTAACAAAAGAGGGAGAATTTTTTACATTTAGAGCAAAAGATATAATGACAAGAAATTTTACAAAAACAACTTCAGAAAGCATGGCTATAGATGCACTTGAACTTATGGAAAATAGACCTAGTCAAATTGCAGTATTACCAGTAATTGATGACAATAAACTTGTAGGAATAGTAAGAGTACATGATCTTTTAAACGTAGTAGGAAGATAATTATAATAAAAGTTGACACAGAAAGTAAATTTTATTATAATAGTAATGTAAGAAAATTTTAAAATCTATAGGAGTGATAAATTATGGTAACAAAAGATACAAATATTTTAGTAGCAGTTCAAAACTATCCAATCATTAGAGAAGTATTTGCAAAATATGGACTTGGATGTGTAGGATGTATGATCGCAGCTGGAGAAACTTTAGGAGAAGGAATAGCAGCTCACGGATTAGATGCTGATGCTGTAATAGCTGAAATCAACAGAGTAATATCTGAAAAAAAATAGTTTTACTGAAGTAAAATAAAATATTAATATGTATAAAGGAGAAATTTTTATCTTCAAATACTAAATCTAAGTAAGATTTGTTATGATAAAATATTTCTCCTTTTCCTTTTAAAATACTCATTATATTTGAAGTTGAAGCGGATAATATAATTGAAAAAATCTCAATTTTATGATAAAATAGTTTACTGGAATGGTAAAAAAATAGATAAGTAAAATATAAGATATTAAAGGAGAAAAAAGTGAATATAGAGCTATTGATAAAACTATTTTTAATAGTGGGTATAGGAGCATTAATAGGATGGATAACTAACTATGTAGCAATAAAAATGTTATTTAGACCATATAAAGAAATAAATTTAGGAATATTTAAATTACAAGGACTTTTACCTAAAAGAAAGCATGAGATTGGAGAAAGTATAGCTGAGGTTATTCAAAATGAATTAGTTTCTTTACAAGAGATATTACACTCTTTAGATGGAGATAAGCTTGAAGAAAAAATGAATAGTGTAATAGATAAGATTCTTGAAGAGAAATTACAAAAAGAGATTACTAAGAATTTTCCAATGTTAGCAATGTTTTTAAGTAGCGATATGTTGGAAAAAATAAAGAGTATTATAAAAAATTCTATTTTAGAAAATAAAGAAGCCATTGTAAAGATGTTTTCTAATTATGTTGAGGAAAATGTAGATTTTAAAGGAATAATTATAAAAAATGTAGATGCCTTTTCTTTAGAAAAGTTAGAAGAGGTAACTTATACTTTAGCTGAAAGAGAGTTTAAGCATATTGAAGTAATAGGAGCAATTTTAGGAGCAATTATAGGATTTGTGCAATTTATCATTGGAATGATAATATAAGGAGAAAAAAGTGGATAGAGTAGTTACAAATCAAGAGATGGAAAATGAAGTTGAGGTACAAAAGACCTTAAGACCTAAAAGTTTTGGAGAATATATAGGTCAAGAATCATTAAAGGATAAGATGGCAATATATATAGAAGCAGCTAAAAAAAGAGGAAGTTCTATTGATCATATATTATTATATGGACCTCCTGGACTTGGAAAAACTACTCTAGCAGGAGTTATTGCCAATGAGATGGGAGCAAATTTAAAAATTACTTCGGGTCCTGTTTTAGAAAGAGCTGGAGATTTAGCAGCAATTTTAACTTCATTAGAAGAGAATGATATTCTTTTTATAGATGAGATACATAGATTAAATAATACTGTTGAAGAGATACTTTATCCAGCAATGGAAGATGGAGAGTTAGATATTATTATAGGAAAAGGGCCTTCAGCACGTTCAATAAGAATAGAATTACCAAGTTTCACTCTAATTGGAGCGACTACAAGAGCTGGACTTTTAAGTTCACCTCTTAGAGATAGATTTGGGGTAACTCATAGAATGGAGTATTACACAGAGGAGGAGTTAGCTCAAATTATACTTCGTGGGGGAAAAATTTTAGGAGTTAAAGTTGAAAAAGATGGAGCTTTAGAATTAGCTAGTAGAAGTCGTGGAACACCAAGAATTGCCAATCGCCTTTTAAAAAGAGTAAGAGATTATTGTGAAATAAGAGGAAATGGAATAATAACTAAGGAAGTTTCTAAAAAGGCTTTAGATATGTTAGGTATTGATTCTGTAGGCTTAGATGATTTAGATAGAGATATAATAAATGCTATAATTGATAATTATGGTGGAGGACCTGTTGGAATAGAGACACTTTCACTTCTTTTAGGTGAAGATAGAAGAACACTAGAAGAGGTATATGAGCCATTTTTAGTAAAGATAGGTTATATCAAAAGGACTAATAGGGGAAGAGTTGTTACAGAAAAAGCTTATGAACATTTTAAAAAAGTTAAGGAGCATGATAAAGAATGAAGATAAGTACAAGAGTTAGATATGGACTAAAAGCATTAGTATATATTGCTGACAAGAGTAGTGAAAATAAATTAGTGAGAATAAAAGAGATTTCAGATGAACATAATGTTTCTGTACAATATTTAGAACAAATTTTATTTAAGTTGAAAAATGAAAATATAATTGAAGGAAAAAGAGGACCAAATGGAGGATATAGATTAGCTAAAAATCCTAAAGAGATAACTTTACATCAATTGTATAAAATATTAGAAGAGGAAGAAAAAGTAATTGATTGTAATGAGAGTGAAGAACATAAAGCAGTATGTAGTGAAGGAACTTGTTCTGGAAAATGTATTTGGGGAAAATTGGACAATGCAATGACAAGAATATTAGAAGAAACTACATTAGATGAATTTATAAAAAATAAAGATATGATATAGGAGAATCCTATGATAAGTGTTATAATAACA harbors:
- a CDS encoding DUF445 family protein, translating into MNIELLIKLFLIVGIGALIGWITNYVAIKMLFRPYKEINLGIFKLQGLLPKRKHEIGESIAEVIQNELVSLQEILHSLDGDKLEEKMNSVIDKILEEKLQKEITKNFPMLAMFLSSDMLEKIKSIIKNSILENKEAIVKMFSNYVEENVDFKGIIIKNVDAFSLEKLEEVTYTLAEREFKHIEVIGAILGAIIGFVQFIIGMII
- the ruvB gene encoding Holliday junction branch migration DNA helicase RuvB, which encodes MDRVVTNQEMENEVEVQKTLRPKSFGEYIGQESLKDKMAIYIEAAKKRGSSIDHILLYGPPGLGKTTLAGVIANEMGANLKITSGPVLERAGDLAAILTSLEENDILFIDEIHRLNNTVEEILYPAMEDGELDIIIGKGPSARSIRIELPSFTLIGATTRAGLLSSPLRDRFGVTHRMEYYTEEELAQIILRGGKILGVKVEKDGALELASRSRGTPRIANRLLKRVRDYCEIRGNGIITKEVSKKALDMLGIDSVGLDDLDRDIINAIIDNYGGGPVGIETLSLLLGEDRRTLEEVYEPFLVKIGYIKRTNRGRVVTEKAYEHFKKVKEHDKE
- a CDS encoding DUF1858 domain-containing protein, with translation MVTKDTNILVAVQNYPIIREVFAKYGLGCVGCMIAAGETLGEGIAAHGLDADAVIAEINRVISEKK
- a CDS encoding KpsF/GutQ family sugar-phosphate isomerase, with the translated sequence MEFNEVDYARSVFSAEIEELERVKKNLNSDITKVVELILNSKGKIVVTGIGKSGLIGKKIAATLASTGTLAIFMNSAEGLHGDLGMISSDDVVLAISNSGNSDEIVSLLPSIEKIGARLVAMTGNRNSKLGKAADYVLDIGVTKEACPLNLAPMSSTTTTLVMGDALAAILIKRRNFRPENFAVYHPGGSLGKRLLMKVRDIMKKGEELPLCDKESPIKNVILTMTDKSLGAVCVMNGDLMVGIITEGDIRRALTKEGEFFTFRAKDIMTRNFTKTTSESMAIDALELMENRPSQIAVLPVIDDNKLVGIVRVHDLLNVVGR
- a CDS encoding Rrf2 family transcriptional regulator is translated as MKISTRVRYGLKALVYIADKSSENKLVRIKEISDEHNVSVQYLEQILFKLKNENIIEGKRGPNGGYRLAKNPKEITLHQLYKILEEEEKVIDCNESEEHKAVCSEGTCSGKCIWGKLDNAMTRILEETTLDEFIKNKDMI